The Solanum pennellii chromosome 7, SPENNV200 DNA segment GGAGTAATGATAGAACTGTAAAATATTGAAAACGTGTTTTTAATACAAGACCCATATTGTCAAACATAATATAAGTTCCTAAGGCCTGTAGAAACTTGAAAATCTAAACCACCACTTGTTATTTGGACTATCTTTATTGAGTTCATTTAACATTGACAAGTTAATCATCATCCACTTAGTTTAATTATTTCCATCCTTCTAGATATTGTTAGGGACAGAAGCAGAGTTTCTAATGCGTCTGACTGATTTTATATCGACTATTGGTGTGTTAAAGGTAGCTTTTATAGTTTCTTTCCACATGTGAAAAGCAACTAAGGCGTCAAGCTTTCTACTGTCATTTCATGGACCAATATCTTAAGTGTAACCATGGGGATGCTTTTTTCATATATACTGCACACATGGATGGAGGGACGAGAGAGCATTTCTACTCCCTGTGTTGTGAAGATGGCTTTCTGAAGTAATCTTCCAGTGTTGTGATGAGAGTTTTACCTTCAGCAAAATCACTAGTCTTTGGTGGTTCTTTGATTtgtgattctatttttttctttttttgatcgTTTTGATTTGTGGTTCTACTTGTAACCAAGCATCACTTAATTGCTCTAAATTGCAGCTTATTTCATTCACTAAACTATCTAAACTGCTTGAAACTCAGGTATTGTGGAACCCAAGCTTCCTATTTCTTCTCAAGCTGAAGATGTATCTCATGTTAAAGATGAGGAATATGATCGCATATTTTCCCGACTCGCTGAACTcgaaaaggaagaagaagaagctgaACATGCCAATCAAGAAGAGATAGGTAGTGATGACTCGGATGTCAGCCCAGGTCATGTTATCTTAGAAGAAGAAATGAAAAGTTTAGAGGTTAGTTGCATGTTGTTGAACCTAAATTGAAAGTTCGACTCTTGGAATACACAAAATTTATGCTTCTGTAATTTTTGCTAAATTGCATTGACGTGTGGCTTGATGCATAACTTTGGCAAGCTCGAGGAAAGAGGTAAATCTTCAAGATTTCAGTCCACTGAAAAGTTTCCTGATCACTGGCATGTGAGTAACCCTTCCCTTCTACCTAAGATGTGTATTCTTGACTTGCATCTTTTCTCATTCTACCATATACTGGGAAGGGATATGCTTGGTTCTCAAGTTATTTTCCCAACAATCTATgaatttgtttgttattttttcaactaatctatttgaaatttttatgtgCAGGTTGAAGGTTCAAAAGCAACATCTAAAGGTAAGCCTTGTCCCCAGAAGAAAGAATTGTGAACTATATACACTCCATTTGCCACTTGCCTATTGAATTTCTGAAATTACTTGTATAGTGTTATGTTAATCGATTTCATCATTCCAAAGCAACTACCCAGACGGAGAGATTCAATTTAGGGTAATTCAGAACCTTCTTGAAGTTGCTTGTGCATGAACTATAAATAACTGATCAACCCAAAACAACTATCCACTTGGAATTTTAGTTAGTCTCTCAACTACTTTGAGCAGATAAGGTACCCAATGCTGGTGCTTTATCTTTGACGTCATTCTTCTATGTAGAAATTTCTACTTTTTGTCAAACTTGTGTGTGGGGTCTACTCTTCTGAATTTCTGGTAGTATTTACTTACTGAAGACGGTTTCTGGTGCTTTGttcagtatttttttttaattcagcTTCGAGGAAGATGGAATTAGAGGCAGCATCGACCTTTCCTTTCACTTCCTATCTTTAGTTATCAAAATGTGTTGTTTTCATGGAAAATCAAATCATTCAGAGGACGCTTGCAGCTTTCTTTGTTTTTTGTCATGGTTGATAAATTACCAGTTCTTTCTCAATTTTGCTTTTCCTGAGGATTATTCAATTTGCTAGttccttttttctttaactTCTGTTTCTCTTAAAAGATTGCATTGTACCAGAAAACTGCTTACCTGAGAATCTAGCTTATGGAAAGTTCAATTTGACTGAGAATGCTCCCGTGGAACCTCAAGCGGAAGAGGATGTTAAGGCTCCTGTTATAGCGGAGACCAAAGTACGATTCTTTGTTCTTACCTACTTTGTTCCATACATGTCTTGCTGTACTATTATCTACATCATAATAACACGGTTCCATGCATGTTTTGCTGCATTGCATCATTCCAGAGTtcagaactaaagaaatatatcTAACTGCTTTATTACAGGCTGAGGCTCGTCCCTCTGAACCACAATTCGACAGCAGTAAGGTATGTTCAAGcatgattataatattatttgatcGATTAAGAAGGGGATATATGATCTGACAATATGCTCTGCAGGCTTTTACTGGTAGTATCGTAGAACACAATAGTGATGTTAATTCGAAGGTGCAATCTGTCAGTCGCAGCTCGAAGCCAGTATCAAGGTTCAAGATGCAGAGAAAGTAGCTGCAATTAGTAGATTGTCAGCTCAGCTTCAAGATGTAGAGAAAGTAGAATTGCAAAGGGAACTGATTATATTCCAAAACAATCTATACTCTGTTGAGAGTGCTAATTGTTTGTTCACAAATACAATTTTCACTCATAACATTGATCTAGTGCTCTGGCTATTTGGCTAGAATGAATGAAGATACAAACTATTAAGCTTTCCTGTAcacatttttggaaaaaaattatatgtaaaagAGGCACCTGTACAGACTAAATGTTACAAAGTTACAAGTCAatgagaaaggaaaagaaagtttCAACCATTAGGAATCTTCTCCTTTCTCTTACGATAGTCTTTAAGTACTTTTTCGCGCTCTGCTGGTGTTGCAGATAAGAGCCATTTGCTAAACTGAACTTCTTCCATACCCATGGAACGAGCAAGGAGGCTGTACTGGTTCTTTTTACGGATCGTTATAGGATTGACAGTTCCTGCGTTCTTCTTCCCAGTTATGGTGTCTAATTTCTTCTTCCCAGCAGTTGAAGCCTTTGGCTGGCGCGGAGGGTAATCTAAATGCATGGTctgttctttcttctctttgatCTTTGCTGGTCCGAGGTTAACAATGTCTTCATACCGATGAGCATATACAATACCTACACATCAAAAGGATCAAATGAAATTgagcaataaaaataaaacatcatTGTATTTCTGTATACTACAACTTCAGTATTTCTGCCAAAAAAGAGAAGTtacggaaaaaaaaaagacaatagaTTGTCAATGACTTAACAGATGAGTGAAGTTTTAAGGTACAACAATAAAGCAGATTTTTAAGAGAATTATATCCATCCTCATGTTCCATCTTATCAAATAACCAAATTCGTCAGAGGCGAGTAGTAATGAAGCGATAGAACAACTACTCTGCATTCTAGAAATGCAGGGTTCAACCTTTCAGGAATACCTTTCCCTTTCCCTGTGTCTTATCCAATcacaaaaagaactaaaaatatcaaatttgttAAAGAATCACTTAGCTTTACTAAGAGGAAGGAGATCGATGGACAGGAGAGAGTGTAGCACGGGATCAGGAGGGATGATCTACTATTTCCATCTTCCAGTTGTGTACTTACCCCTTTGTGTATTTAGCAGCAGATTTTGACTAGGCATGAAGCTTAAAATGTTAATTTGACTAGTATTATATATCAGtaatagtttaaaaaaaagtgaaggtTGAAAAGTAAAAAACTTCTTGTATGGAAAAGGAATGATATAAAGAAAGTTTGTTGTATGATTAAGGACAGAGGAAGCTGTATTTAGTTCTTTCCTTTCAGGGTGATCAATATTTAAGTTAGAACAATGTTGACACTCCTTTTCTTTTGAGAGAATTTTTACTTTGGGTGCCTACATAGTCAGTAGTCACCGTTCTTTTCTTTCCCGTTACTTCCAATAAAGGACCTTTAAAGCAATTATCATTTATCAGAAACCAATAAGAAATGGACTCACCAAGGTCTTCAAGCGCTGGAGCAACTGCTGTGCACTCCTCTTCTTTACGTTTACTGCTTTCAGCTCCCTCAAAAGAAGCTGTAGTTATTTCTTTCTCAGGAACAAAATACATCCCACGTACATTGAAGTCCTCCTTTGAGTGAGTTCCATCATctttttttctgttcttttcaTGCAATTCAATGATATTACTTGTGAAGAGCTTGTCAGATAAGTCTCTGAAAAGATTGCATATTCCAAATAGCTCCCCTTGAAATTCCTTGCTATCCTGAAAGTTGCAGCATGAATAAGTAACCATTTCCAGCTGGAAGAATGACACAAACTTGACACTTAGGTCCTACAAAGCAAATACAGAAAAGTGACTTTCAACCTGAACTCCCTCGAAATAGCGTTTTTCCATATTTCCAGAGACAGCAATGTTTGATAACTGCTGTTTGTAGACCTGACGAGTGTAGACAAGTTCTTCAAGAGAACCAGCAGCAAGTAGGCGGAAAACAATAACATGCCGCTTCTGTCCAAATCGAAATGACCTGTCCTGGGCCTGCAGATCGTGGGCAGGATTCCAGTTTGGATCAAATATCACTACACGATTCGCGCTAACAAGGTTAAGGCCAAGGCCACCAGCTTTTGTTGATAATAGGAATACCTAAGACGAGAAGGATATCAAATACAGAAATGATAAAGAGGGGTTAAGTTCGATTGTGTTCTAAAATTGAATTTCCAATTTTCTATTCCACATAAATAAAGAGAACTGGGCCTAAATAGAGAAAAATTGGATACAAAAGCAGATAATATAGCCAACCCCAACTAACTTTGGGTCGAAGAGCTGATTGATTGATTATTTACTAATATCTACCTGTTTGCTTGGACTGGAGTTGAAGTCATCAACTAGAGACTGGCGGAGGCCAGTTGGGGTGGACCCATCAAGTCTTGAAAAACCATAGCCTTTGCGTATAATAAATTTCTCAAGTATGTCCAGCATCCTGCTCAGgacaaaattattatgttaaaaaagggaaaatttggACTAAGGAAAGAATGGTATGTCTGAAAGTCTTTGCAATAAATACAACAGGTATATTTTATAAGCACAAAGCTTCTCTTTGGCTGAGTCTTGCTGTTTCCAGATTCCATTGGAACAGAGTTGCAAAAACAagagaaatagagaaaaaaatctGGTGAACCGAGGATGGGATCTTActtatatgaaaaagaaaaataggatgAGGTTCCTCATTAAAATCATTTACAGCCCTCAGGTCGTCACAAGAGTGCACGACTACCAGAGATCTAAGAggaaatttttttgtgatgtTGGAGTACTTTTAATCCAAGATGGGGTTAGGAGTAGCAAAATCAAACAgcaacttttaaataattagacAATGAAACTGGACAGGATCAGATAGAGATAAACGCAGCTTAATAAtcttgaaagaaaaggaaaaggaagTGCACCCAAGGGTGTCATTTAGTGGTCAATCAAGTGGACTGCAAATCTTGGAGATTAGGGTTCAAAGCCCAACGGAGACCAAAAAGACTACGTGCTTTCTTCCCATCTGCCTAAGTTTTGATGGGTAGAGTTATCTGATACTTATGTTGGCGGGAGTAGCCTGTACCTAGTGAAACAGTCAAGGTGCGCACAAGCTGGTCCAAACACCACCATTAtcaaaaaaagagaggaaaataAAGTAATCCCTATATTAAGAAATATCAAATGAAATTGTAAGGCTAAAAACTTTAACTTGGAGAGGTTTCATCTTTCAATTGGTTACAAGTACTATCTTCAAGGAGATAGCCATTAGactatcaaaaaaaattcttagacTCAGTTAGCCCATCATTGGATTGATTTGACATATCTGAAAGAACAAAACCACCGTTGGTCTAATATCCAAATAAAGCAGAAAAAACATGTTACTCATGCAGTCTTTTGAATTAATAACACGTGACAGACAATAATAGAGAAGAGGAATCAATGGAGTAGTTAAAATATCACCATAAAAGATGAGTGTATGATTATCATTACTGATGACAACGACAAAAAGAACGGAGTCAATGTATTAAACTACAAAATAATTGGACTTCTTAAATCTCGatcacaaaagaaagaaaaaatcataTTGTTAGCCAAGCACCTAGCTTTCTGCAACATTCACATATATTAGGAGTTCAAAAGGTCAAAAGAACTTAAATACTGACGTCGCACCTTACAGAATAGCTGAAAAGAAGAATCTTGTCACTTTGTGAAACCCAAGAGGACATTAGTTTCTCCAATGCTCTCATTTTCCCGCAATGTTCAACATTACTTAAGCCCAAGAAGCTCTTATTTTGAGTATTCCCTCCAACCAAGTCAACATCCTCACCAAATACAGCAGCAGCAAATTCTGCATCTCTTCTTTGTTTATCTGGATCATCCCTTGGATTAGGCTTGATAAGCTCCAAATGGTTGCTTATCTGCTTGGAGAGATCCAAAAAGTGAGGATACAAAATTATGCAAGAGAGGGAtgaaaaataacttcaaaagaAACTAAGATGTAGGATTGAAGGGGTAACAATTCTGCAAATAACTAGAAAGTTAAATGAAATAAACAAGTGACGCCCACTCCATACTCCACCAGACAACCAACAATCATTATGTTTGAAGGTAACATGTGATGCATTATTCGTGTGTCAGTCATGTCACATGGTAAGTCAAAAGTACTGTAAGAGAAGTCTCAATGCGCTTGAAAGGCTAAAAGTGCGAGCATAGGAGTAAGAATTGATTGGTCTAATAAAATTGCCAGACTAATAGAGACATGCCACGCCAGTGAGCTTCATACTAAGGGCAGCTCTAAGCCTCTAAGGTGGTAAGAGGTCTTCCTCTTTAAGTTTCAAGAATTTTTCCTTAGCCTTCTTCGTCCCTTTATCCTTTCCTGATGATAACGGTGTCCAAGTAAGCTTACGAGCACCTCAACTATTCCAGCGAGTACCCTCTTATCTCCTACCAGCACAAGCACTGGGTAACTCTGTCCACGAATGCTTAGGGGAATAAGAAAAGATCACCCCTAATGTTTTTTGTCTCTGCTGGGATTTGAACTCTGGTCTCCAAAGTTTGCACCCATTTTCCTCGAGTCTTCTTTTCTgttgttttaataattttcttttgacaAAAATAAAGTGAGATTAAAAATCTGAATACAGAGACCAAAAAAGAAGGATCACACATTTAACGTTCAAGTTGGGAAGTTGAAACAACATTGGTTAATTACTCCATTGATGCGTCACCTAAAACTGAGAGTTTCTAGATATTCAGTTTTTTCCTTCTCTATATCGGATGACTCATATTGCATCCGGTAACTTATCTCTAGTGCAATAACTACAGAATTACATTGAGATTACTTTTCCTACATCATTAACCATCATGGAATCATTGTACGAGTGATCAACAGATAACCAAGAGAAATTCTTTAGGGATAACCTGCTGGAGCTTGACAAGACATGGAAGAACAAGGCAAAAAGGGCAGTGATCACAACCATCTGGATTGTCCCTGTGAAGGTAAGGCCAGATGACACCATCTGAAGCAGTCCGCCTGCAACATTCGACTTGCTTGAGAGGGCTTCCACAGCTGCAAGGCACATCCTTATTGATAAGGCATTGTACATCAGGCAACAGTAGCATTCTCTGATAAACCCGTTTTTGCAGTTCGCTCATCGCACAAAAAACAACATTATCTTCCTTCCCTAACATGAGATGTCCAATAGTTTCCTCTTTTGTCCTTCTTAACAAATATTTGCGCAGAACTGATACTAAGTGTTGTTTACGCTCACCAGCAACTCGAACAAATCTATCTGGAGCACTTGATCTCTGTCCATGTTTAAGGGGCTCCTCGTAAAACTCTCGGAAGTGGTCACGTGTCCCCAAGCAACCAGGTATGACCCAGTCAAACAGATTGAACAATTCCATTAATCTATTCTGCATTATTGTTCCTGTGAGACCATAACGTTTTGGGGTCTTTATTGCTAAACATGCCTCGTACAGTTTTGATTTCTCATTCTTAAGTCGATGTGCCTCATCAATAATCACAATCTCCCATTCAATATCTGATAAAATTCTTCCATGGATTCTGTATGTATCAAAACTGGTTATAAGTATCTCCACTCCACGTGCTTCTAGTTTGTCAATCATTAGATCACGGTTTGGCCCGTGATAAATACAAACACTAAATGTTGCCCACTTGGAAAACTCATTTTCCCAGTTGTTGATCAAAGAAGAGGGACAAACTATTAGTACAGGTCCCATTGTTCTTTGGCGTTCCTTCGAAACTGATGATTCAGGTAAATCCCCATCCTTGCCATATACAGCAGCTAAGAATGCGATGCTTTGGATGGTCTTACCAAGTCCCCTGCTCCAGATTCATGcacacataaaaaataagaaaaaggtgGGGGGAAGAATAAGAGACATTATAATCAcacaattaaaaatttaaaagacgACATACTATATTAGcattaaaaaatatcatctcCACCATAACAACCAAGAAGAAAATGCACAAATAAAACTCACATATCATCTCCAAGAACTCCTCCGTGATTATTCTGATACAAGCTATACAAAAATTTCACTCCTTCTCGTTGATGCTCCAAAAGCCTACAGTTTATAGATGCTGGAAcctgaaaaagaaataaaggaaaTTGCGACATAAGTACTCAATCATTGTTACACATCATAACCTTGACAAAGAAGCAAGTTTGAATTTATTTCACCAGGTAACAAACGTGACTACAACTACAAGGGTGTTTGGATAAACTTATAAGCTGGTTAAATTGACTTATGAGCATCATTTATCTTATCTACGCGTTTGATAAACATTTAAAATGCTTATAAGCCAAAATCAGCAAAGGCCAAGTTGGTCACCCCCAACTTACGGTTTTTCAGCTTATAAGCATTTTTAGTTTGACCTAGACTTTTACTATATTatccttaatatatttttttaattctcaaAATATCTTTTCCAAAATAAAACCCCTAAATTTCTTTTCATTCTATATTCATCATTTCTCCTTTTCTTTGGAAAAATACTTCCGAACTGTAATTCTACTAAAATTTTAAGAGTgcttttgtcattttattttcctCTGTTAACCCCATCCATACCACATGGCATCCTAACCCACCACACTGACCCTTCTTCTTCCACCACCACCCAAAGACACCTACACCATCATCCTATATTCCATCACTGTCAGCATAAATGATTTACCCGTCTTTCATTTCCTTAGAAATGAAAATTAACAGATCATGGACTTGAACTATCAATTAAATCTCCCACCGCTCTTTCTCTCCTTCCATTTTTGTgttcttcattttatttgtttaatttataattactcTTGCAGCTGATGCCCTTTCGCCGATCAATTGTAGATTTTACCCTCTAAATCCGCTGTCTAAAGTTATATATTTCTATAGTTATTAGTATATGAGTTTCAAAATATTCTATTCTaatatctcttctttttttaaaaaaagatggatcaatatgaaaatattcaatataatcTTCCTGTCAAATGGAGGTAGAAATTATAGTAGATGAATAaactaaattgactaaaatttcTTGCAAAATTATCATCCACTTAATCATTAACAGATTCATAcatcatcaattaaaaaaagtcTCAAAGGACACACAATATATTGATATATAGAAAAGTTTCAGCTACTCATAGACcaacacaaaaaaaacaaaaaacaaatatacattagattcaatttcataattgaagTTATACATAAATGAAAGATGGGTAGATAATTCAAATCTGCTGAGCCTACGGTCTaccggaaacaacctctctacctcacacaaggtaggggtaaggtctgggCAATCACattgtgtatgttgttgtttggGTAAATAATCTATGTTGGTGGTGATGGTATATAGGATGAAGGTGTTACTGACTTTGGGTGGTGATGAAAAAATAGAAGACGTGAGCTCATTGGTGTGGTCAGTGGTGAGTTGGCATGTCCTATGGCAGTTCCGCTAAAATGGATGAGGTTTAGCGGAGGACAGGCAAATTTCAACCATTTTTGTGACGGTAGGGGCATGCATTTATGTACCAATACTATAACGGAGTGTAACATTGAAACTTTGTAcaacccttttccctttatcCTATTTACGCAAAACTTATCAATCACATTCCAATTAGGGAGCTATCGCGATCCTAATGTCTCAATCAATGCCTAAGATAAATCAAAACCATCAGAATGTTCACATACAACCAATAAGCAAACATCACATCCTCTTATAAGTTATCCAAGTAGAATCAAAATAGTAACTTTCCTAGATATGTATGAACAATACTGCTTCATTATGCCTTTAAGTAAATGAAACAGAACAAATAGTTAAACAAAtggttataaaaattaaattttgacgATAAGGGTCAGCGAAAAATCACCTGGACAGGAGGTTTTCCTTCCAATGAAGACAGAACCAACGGCTCATACGGTCCTGCTTGATCTAACAATAAAGGATCCAACTTGGGTTTCCCAACCCCAattcccttttcttcttcttcttcttcttccacttCTTCCTCCtctgttttttcatattttctcttcAAATCAAAATGATTCTGCTTTTTGGGGGTTTGGGGTTTGTTTTGAATCAGAGAAGTGTGATCTTCGAGTCGTAAAAGCTGCTGAGACAAAGAAGACTTTGGGGGTTTTCTAGGGTTTACAGATTTGGTCTCAAAATTGTAAGAAGTTGATGAAGATTGTGAAAATGATTGATTAGTACAAGGCTTGAGCGTCTCCTTGAAGGTGTTCAAAGACATGGGAaattgaaaatcttgaaattttgtgaccaactgtttttttttttctttcaaattgaaGGGCTTTTATTGTACCCCTCCTACTCACTACGCTTCCGTCTCAATTTATTTATctgattatattttaatataaaatttatttgtaagaTTCAAATAATTGCGgatgaaatgtatgaatgttTCGATGTAAAGGTGTGAGACATTGGCTATGTATGATTTGCGGAGGTAGAATTAGATTGAAGAAATTTTGAGAAACTTCATTAGACACAATATGACAAAACTTCAACTTACCAATACATGATGGAGGCAAATTCGAATAAAAAGTTAGTTAGATATAATTAAACGTTGTTTTGGTTATCCTCTTGTACATTagttatcatattgatattactatttttgtacaggtatattattatattataaagattatttttttagaaaaatattaatatgccTTTTaatttgtggtcttaaacatgcgatcaaaaaataaaaattaaaagttataaaaaaatgaacggattttttttaaaaaaaaaaacatactataaggatgaagaaattgaatcacaaaaattagaaaatatacacttttaattcattcaatGTGAAAGTGTTAATCAAATTATATTTCTCGTGTAGTGTCTTTTCGGAGAAAACagttaatattcatttttgttcCGACCTTTTacaattcaatatatttaaagtttaagtgtttatttatagttgatgtaaaatttaaataaatgaatatcattcatatatatttatttatatattatattatattataaacgaaaaagaatcaaaattatctttgaactatgtaaaaatagatCACTTATACCCTTCATTACATTTTGGGATTAAAATGCCTTTGTTGTTATTCTAGAGACCATAAATACCCTCAAGAGTTAACACCTCAAATTTTTATTGACGTAGCAAGCCACGTGGAACTAATCCTTTCATCTAAGCGTTGTCAACTAGGATACACTATAATAGAACTAGATCTTTAGCAGCGACAATAGTCGCCACAAAAGCCCAAAAAATCGTCActaaaactttttaatattaaattctaattttgtggtttttaatcattgtttttaaaaagtaaaaaataatatcgaTTTAATTGGAGTTTGAAGACattgtatgttttatttatatgtcatatgtaaatgtataaaatgtacaagGTTGCATCATATAGTAGGAGATTTGAATCTAGAagtaattttgatgatttttcgTAATAATATTGGATGTTTTCAATATTGATATTGCAAGttgtttattttagaaaattaggttTCAatcgaaaattaattattatatttttttttgttgaaaaaataggTTTTACTAACAAATGGTTGTTGGAGCCTTAGTTGCTACTAAAAATCACACATAACTTTTAGTGGCAATATTTTGGAATTTTGTGGCGACAAAGATCGAATTCTTTTGTAGTGAATCTTAATTGGCAACGCTTAGGTGGAGGGATAAGTCTCATATGGCTTGCCACGTCATTAAAAAATTGGAGTGTTAACTCTTGAAGGTATTTGTGGTCTCCTAGGATAACAGAAGAGTATTTTTGATTCCAAAATGTAATGAAGGGTATAAGTGGCctataattaatttgtattataaatataaattaaaggaCAAATAAGtcatactccctccgtccggtattgtttgtcatagtttctatttttagagtcaaattataaaaattttgactaacattttaagatatattttttcatcatattaatatgcaaaatattgcaatttatagaattttttcatatagttttaaaatatctaatttttgttgtttaaaatatcaaaatagtgtgatcta contains these protein-coding regions:
- the LOC107026251 gene encoding RNA polymerase II subunit 5-mediating protein homolog isoform X1, with protein sequence MAESVKGTVTSLSSLFPVEEAQKAAKRVEEIISERQKQLDQLRDFAADNNTLIRLVQRLPDELHHDIMVPFGKAAFFPGRLIHTNEFLVLLGEGYYAERTAKQTVGILNRRGKALEVQVESVKALMQDLKAEASFFDATASEAAEGLVEIREDYVEETSPKEASMIGIVEPKLPISSQAEDVSHVKDEEYDRIFSRLAELEKEEEEAEHANQEEIGSDDSDVSPGHVILEEEMKSLELEERGKSSRFQSTEKFPDHWHVEGSKATSKDCIVPENCLPENLAYGKFNLTENAPVEPQAEEDVKAPVIAETKAEARPSEPQFDSSKAFTGSIVEHNSDVNSKVQSVSRSSKPVSRFKMQRK
- the LOC107026251 gene encoding RNA polymerase II subunit 5-mediating protein homolog isoform X2 gives rise to the protein MAESVKGTVTSLSSLFPVEEAQKAAKRVEEIISERQKQLDQLRDFAADNNTLIRLVQRLPDELHHDIMVPFGKAAFFPGRLIHTNEFLVLLGEGYYAERTAKQTVGILNRRGKALEVQVESVKALMQDLKAEASFFDATASEAAEGLVEIREDYVEETSPKEASMIGIVEPKLPISSQAEDVSHVKDEEYDRIFSRLAELEKEEEEAEHANQEEIGSDDSDVSPGHVILEEEMKSLELEERGKSSRFQSTEKFPDHWHVEGSKATSKENCLPENLAYGKFNLTENAPVEPQAEEDVKAPVIAETKAEARPSEPQFDSSKAFTGSIVEHNSDVNSKVQSVSRSSKPVSRFKMQRK
- the LOC107026250 gene encoding switch 2 isoform X2; the encoded protein is MSLNTFKETLKPCTNQSFSQSSSTSYNFETKSVNPRKPPKSSLSQQLLRLEDHTSLIQNKPQTPKKQNHFDLKRKYEKTEEEEVEEEEEEEKGIGVGKPKLDPLLLDQAGPYEPLVLSSLEGKPPVQVPASINCRLLEHQREGVKFLYSLYQNNHGGVLGDDMGLGKTIQSIAFLAAVYGKDGDLPESSVSKERQRTMGPVLIVCPSSLINNWENEFSKWATFSVCIYHGPNRDLMIDKLEARGVEILITSFDTYRIHGRILSDIEWEIVIIDEAHRLKNEKSKLYEACLAIKTPKRYGLTGTIMQNRLMELFNLFDWVIPGCLGTRDHFREFYEEPLKHGQRSSAPDRFVRVAGERKQHLVSVLRKYLLRRTKEETIGHLMLGKEDNVVFCAMSELQKRVYQRMLLLPDVQCLINKDVPCSCGSPLKQVECCRRTASDGVIWPYLHRDNPDGCDHCPFCLVLPCLVKLQQISNHLELIKPNPRDDPDKQRRDAEFAAAVFGEDVDLVGGNTQNKSFLGLSNVEHCGKMRALEKLMSSWVSQSDKILLFSYSVRMLDILEKFIIRKGYGFSRLDGSTPTGLRQSLVDDFNSSPSKQAQDRSFRFGQKRHVIVFRLLAAGSLEELVYTRQVYKQQLSNIAVSGNMEKRYFEGVQDSKEFQGELFGICNLFRDLSDKLFTSNIIELHEKNRKKDDGTHSKEDFNVRGMYFVPEKEITTASFEGAESSKRKEEECTAVAPALEDLGIVYAHRYEDIVNLGPAKIKEKKEQTMHLDYPPRQPKASTAGKKKLDTITGKKNAGTVNPITIRKKNQYSLLARSMGMEEVQFSKWLLSATPAEREKVLKDYRKRKEKIPNG
- the LOC107026250 gene encoding switch 2 isoform X1, whose translation is MSLNTFKETLKPCTNQSFSQSSSTSYNFETKSVNPRKPPKSSLSQQLLRLEDHTSLIQNKPQTPKKQNHFDLKRKYEKTEEEEVEEEEEEEKGIGVGKPKLDPLLLDQAGPYEPLVLSSLEGKPPVQVPASINCRLLEHQREGVKFLYSLYQNNHGGVLGDDMGLGKTIQSIAFLAAVYGKDGDLPESSVSKERQRTMGPVLIVCPSSLINNWENEFSKWATFSVCIYHGPNRDLMIDKLEARGVEILITSFDTYRIHGRILSDIEWEIVIIDEAHRLKNEKSKLYEACLAIKTPKRYGLTGTIMQNRLMELFNLFDWVIPGCLGTRDHFREFYEEPLKHGQRSSAPDRFVRVAGERKQHLVSVLRKYLLRRTKEETIGHLMLGKEDNVVFCAMSELQKRVYQRMLLLPDVQCLINKDVPCSCGSPLKQVECCRRTASDGVIWPYLHRDNPDGCDHCPFCLVLPCLVKLQQISNHLELIKPNPRDDPDKQRRDAEFAAAVFGEDVDLVGGNTQNKSFLGLSNVEHCGKMRALEKLMSSWVSQSDKILLFSYSVRMLDILEKFIIRKGYGFSRLDGSTPTGLRQSLVDDFNSSPSKQVFLLSTKAGGLGLNLVSANRVVIFDPNWNPAHDLQAQDRSFRFGQKRHVIVFRLLAAGSLEELVYTRQVYKQQLSNIAVSGNMEKRYFEGVQDSKEFQGELFGICNLFRDLSDKLFTSNIIELHEKNRKKDDGTHSKEDFNVRGMYFVPEKEITTASFEGAESSKRKEEECTAVAPALEDLGIVYAHRYEDIVNLGPAKIKEKKEQTMHLDYPPRQPKASTAGKKKLDTITGKKNAGTVNPITIRKKNQYSLLARSMGMEEVQFSKWLLSATPAEREKVLKDYRKRKEKIPNG